The region CACTGTAGAAACAATAGTTCCACCCATTAAGGAGATGGCCAGTCCTTGGAAAATAGGGTCAAATAATATGACAAAAGCCCCAATAACCACGGTTCCAGCTGTTAATAAAATAGGTGTCGTACGTACAGCTCCAGCTTCAATAGCGGCTTGTTTTAAAGGCACGCCTTCGTCAGTTCGTAAATTGATAAAGTCAATAAGCAACACCGAGTTCCTGACCATAATTCCCGCCAAAGCAATCATTCCAATAAATGAGGTAGCGGTAAAGAAAGCACCCATCAACCAGTGACCTAAAATAATACCGATTAAGGATAATGGTATGGCTACCATCATCACTATAGGCGCTTTGAAATTTTGAAACCATCCTACAATTAAAATATAAATCAAAATGATAGCACCCAAGAAGGCGATACCTAGATCTCTAAATACTTCTAGCGTAATTTGCCATTCACCATCCCACTTGACCGTGTAATCATCTTCAAAGTCTGGTTGTCCCAAGTACATTTCGTTAATTGCATATCCTTCTGGCATAGGTATGGCTTTTAACTTTTCTTCCATCCCTAAAATAGCATAGGCGGGACTTTCTAGTTCGCCGGCCATATCGGCCATGACATAGACTACTCGTTTTTGATTCTTACGATAGATGCTTTTAGCACTTGTGGTTTTTGTAATATCAACCAAATCAGCAATAGGTATCATATCCCCTTGATTTGATGTCACACGTAATTGTGAAATATCTTGCACGGTGGATTTTTCTTTTTCGTCAAGCGCCAAGACAATTCCTATTTGTTGCACCGCATCTTCATCGTAGAGCGAAGTGATCGGACGGTTAGACAAAGCTAAATTCATGGTTTGAGCAATTTGTTGAGGAGCTACTCCATACAACATTGCTTTTTCCTTGTTAATAGTGAATTGATATTCTATTTGGTCGTCTTCAACCATCCAGTCTATATCCACCACATCATCAGTGTTCTTCAGGATGTTTTTAACCTCCTTAGCTACCGCTATTTGCCCCTCGTAGTTAGGTCCATAGACCTCAGCAACAATAGTAGATAATACAGGTGGTCCTGGTGGAACTTCTACCAGCTTGACATTAGCGTTATACTTAGCCGCAATCTTTTTAATGTCTGGTCGGAATAGGCTTGCAATGTCATGACTCTGTGCATCACGTTCCCCTTTATCAATCAGGTTGACCTGAATGTCTGCCATATTACTACCACCACGTAAATCATAGTGACGGACCAATCCGTTAAAAGTAATAGGCGCAGAGGTACCTATATAGTTTTGGTAGTTAACTACTTCAGGTCTTGAAGACAGGTATTGAGCAATTTCTTGAGTGACCACACCAGTGCGCTCTAGCGTAGTTCCTTCGGGCATATCAATGATTACTTGAAATTCGTTTTTGTTATCAAAAGGAAGCATTTTTACAGCGACAGAATTGGTGAAAAACAAGCCCATAGTAGCTAATAAAATTACGAAGGTACCCCCTAAGAACAACCAACGTGTGGAGCGACTTTCCATCAAAGGACGTTGGAATTTAGCATACAACCTGTAAATCAAAGTTTCTTCTAGTGGTTTTTCTGCTTTTTTAACAGCTCCTTTTTTCTCTTTTTCTCTTAAGAAAATATATCCCAAATAAGGGGTAATCGTAAGGGCTACAAAGAGTGATAATATCATAGCAATAGACGCTCCTATAGGCATAGGAGCCATATAAGGTCCCATCAGTCCAGATACAAATGCCATAGGTAATACCGATGCGATCACCGTAAACGTGGCAAGTATGGTAGGGTTTCCAACTTCGTTAATGGCGTATAGTGCTGCCTCCTTAAAGGGTAGGCGTTTCATTTTAAAATGCCGGTGCATGTTCTCTGCAATAATGATGGAGTCATCCACCACAATACCCGTCACAAAAACTAAGGCAAAAAGCGTGATCCTGTTCAAGGTATAATCCAATGCGTAATAGCTTAATAGGGTCAATGCAAAGGTGATAGGTACTGATAAAAACACCACTAACCCACCGCGCCAGCCCATAGCAAGCATCACTACAAATGTTACGGCAAAGATAGACCCGATGAGGTGCAGGAGTAGTTCAGATACTTTTTGAGAAGCTGTTTCACCATAATTTCTAGTGATTTCTACATGAACATCGTCAGGTATAAGGGTCTTGCGTAAATGCGCCACTCTATCTATAATAATATCTGCAATTTTCATGGCATCGGCACCTTTGCGTTTTGCAACAGATAAAGTCACGGCAGGATATTCAGATAGGTAATCTGTTTTTTTATCACTTCCTTGACCAAAACCTATGCTCACGTAACTCTGTGGTACTTGTGGACCGTCTATGATTTGAGCTACTTGCTTTAAATAAATGGGTTGATTTTGTTGCACTCCGATCACCAGGTTTTCTACATCGGTGACACTCGTAAGGAATTTGCCTGTGTTGACCGTAAATTCGGTATCATTTCTATCAAAAGTACCGGAGTTTAACTGGGCATTATTTGCCTTGATCATTTTAGAAACCGACATAAAATCCAGACCGCTGGCAGCTAATTTATTCTTGTCCAGTACTACGCGCAACTGACGTTCACTGCCACCTATTTTATGTGTAATGGCAACATCGTTTACTTTTTCAATTTCGGCTTTTAGTTCTTGTGCCATTTGTCCCAATTGAAAACCGTTATAGTTTTCACTCCACAGGGTTAGTCCTAACATCGGGACATCATCTATGGCACGTGTTTTTACCAGCGGCATACTAACCCCTTCTGGCATCTGATCCATATGTTTGTTGATCTCGTTGTAGAGCTTCACAAAACTACGTTCAATATCTTCTCCTACATAAAACTGTACAATGACCATTCCTTGTTCTTTCATAGAAGTAGAATAGACATATTCCACTCCTTTGATGTTTGAAATGAGTTGTTCCAGAGGTTTGATCACACGGGATTCTACCTCGGTAGGGCTGGCGCCAGGGTATCCCACAAAAATATCGGCCATTGGGACGTCTATTTGTGGTTCTTCTTCTCGCGGTATTAAAAACGAGCTGTACACACCTACGACCATAAATACGATCATTAAAAGCACTGTCAGCTTTGAATTCATAAAGACTTTGGCAATTTTGCCGGCTACTCCTTCTTTCATTAGGTATATTTTTTGAGCGTTTTAAATGGCTTGTCGATTTCTGTCGAGAGCTGTCTGTCTTTTTTGGCGCTTTTCGCGAAAGCGAAAACAATTATAAAAAAGAGGTTGACG is a window of Nonlabens sp. MB-3u-79 DNA encoding:
- a CDS encoding efflux RND transporter permease subunit, giving the protein MKEGVAGKIAKVFMNSKLTVLLMIVFMVVGVYSSFLIPREEEPQIDVPMADIFVGYPGASPTEVESRVIKPLEQLISNIKGVEYVYSTSMKEQGMVIVQFYVGEDIERSFVKLYNEINKHMDQMPEGVSMPLVKTRAIDDVPMLGLTLWSENYNGFQLGQMAQELKAEIEKVNDVAITHKIGGSERQLRVVLDKNKLAASGLDFMSVSKMIKANNAQLNSGTFDRNDTEFTVNTGKFLTSVTDVENLVIGVQQNQPIYLKQVAQIIDGPQVPQSYVSIGFGQGSDKKTDYLSEYPAVTLSVAKRKGADAMKIADIIIDRVAHLRKTLIPDDVHVEITRNYGETASQKVSELLLHLIGSIFAVTFVVMLAMGWRGGLVVFLSVPITFALTLLSYYALDYTLNRITLFALVFVTGIVVDDSIIIAENMHRHFKMKRLPFKEAALYAINEVGNPTILATFTVIASVLPMAFVSGLMGPYMAPMPIGASIAMILSLFVALTITPYLGYIFLREKEKKGAVKKAEKPLEETLIYRLYAKFQRPLMESRSTRWLFLGGTFVILLATMGLFFTNSVAVKMLPFDNKNEFQVIIDMPEGTTLERTGVVTQEIAQYLSSRPEVVNYQNYIGTSAPITFNGLVRHYDLRGGSNMADIQVNLIDKGERDAQSHDIASLFRPDIKKIAAKYNANVKLVEVPPGPPVLSTIVAEVYGPNYEGQIAVAKEVKNILKNTDDVVDIDWMVEDDQIEYQFTINKEKAMLYGVAPQQIAQTMNLALSNRPITSLYDEDAVQQIGIVLALDEKEKSTVQDISQLRVTSNQGDMIPIADLVDITKTTSAKSIYRKNQKRVVYVMADMAGELESPAYAILGMEEKLKAIPMPEGYAINEMYLGQPDFEDDYTVKWDGEWQITLEVFRDLGIAFLGAIILIYILIVGWFQNFKAPIVMMVAIPLSLIGIILGHWLMGAFFTATSFIGMIALAGIMVRNSVLLIDFINLRTDEGVPLKQAAIEAGAVRTTPILLTAGTVVIGAFVILFDPIFQGLAISLMGGTIVSTVLTLLVVPLVYYMIEKKNYK